One window of Alosa sapidissima isolate fAloSap1 chromosome 21, fAloSap1.pri, whole genome shotgun sequence genomic DNA carries:
- the LOC121695930 gene encoding uncharacterized protein LOC121695930 isoform X1, producing MDDLLAGSEPHGKLPLKPPLWESIGDGGSSMVPTLALMEMAVAVNCPTRNENEPLDLVMLQRMVAESDVRAKYWSTVTMDLINTCTKVMQSANRDRQWFVHMVQQIEKTMRTAVHLQDDRKSHSQEAHNICCPSILRISSDKETEADDERYGLRALVEDCRSCLGSLERVVMQFTEKVEIALNIRHKDKEVPLCHYFREESSSSQASLGMCSSVGSTIERCASIHDTRHIGQYKDAAVQQATAIPDSKFEMMERGVLPDSQLCPPAVMRYEQRCEMITETENSKQHLQHTGRDIVEDNVCKHLKVTESLKSEVEEVVEAKLMSSDVLLLTPTIQPHNNLIGTKADVVDGADDGLELLKSPAVHENVGEGTSEALQLLPDPEDFIPTAEMQATATPDSIYEMTEVVVLPDSQLGPPAVPPHNNLIGTNSDVVDGADDGLVLKSPVVHENMREETSKAPQQLQPTGTAADQSIKISLKVTGHELKVNYRQTSQPSPNNRQVKVQNLVHSVVKELWEMYDLEEGPKVLSGLPKPSPSEIFIQSLTCAQHLKMTTRRNYSKHVYELCWEILMDIYPNESETKPAWYKPRPKFDMSKIKSLRDVQDYITKKVFRLCGMPTPKHMEKTQFHIENEITKSITLY from the exons ATGGATGACCTATTGGCTGGAA GTGAGCCACATGGTAAACTTCCACTAAAGCCACCACTGTGGGAAAGCATTGGAGATGGTGGCAGTAGCATGGTCCCAACTTTGGCACTCATG GAGATGGCTGTAGCTGTTAACTGTCCCACAAGGAATGAAAATGAGCCATTAGACTTGGTTATGCTGCAGAGGATGGTAGCTGAGAGTGATGTCCGTGCTAAGTACTGGAGCACAGTAACAATG GATTTAATCAATACTTGCACTAAAGTCATGCAGTCAGCCAACCGTGACAGGCAGTGGTTTGTCCATATGGTTCAGCAAATCGAGAAAACCATGAGAACTGCGGTTCACCTGCAGGATGATAGGAAGTCCCACAGCCAG GAAGCACATAATATTTGTTGTCCATCTATTTTGAGGATAAGTTCAGACAAGGAGACTGAAGCTGATGACGAGAG ATATGGTCTCAGGGCACTCGTGGAAGACTGCAGGTCTTGTCTGGGCAGTCTGGAGCGAGTAGTGATGCAGTTTACAGAGAAAGTGGAGATAGCTCTGAACATTCGTCATAAGGATAAGGAGGTGCCGCTTTGTCATTACtttagagaggagagcagtTCATCTCAGGCATCACTAG GAATGTGTTCATCTGTGGGCAGTACCATAGAGAGATGTGCAAGCATCCATGACACCCGTCACATAGGACAGTACAAAGATGCTGCCGTACAG CAAGCCACTGCTATACCTGACAGCAAATTTGAGATGATGGAGCGTGGGGTTTTGCCTGATTCTCAACTGTGCCCACCAGCCGTGATG AGGTATGAGCAGCGATGTGAAATGATCACAGAGACTGAGAACAGCAAGCAACATCTTCAGCATACTGGTAGAGACATTGTGGAAGACAATGTTTGCAAACACCTTAAGGTTACTGAGAGCCTCAAATCTGAGGTTGAGGAGGTAGTAGAGGCCAAGCTGATGTCATCAGATGTTCTATTGCTCACACCAACCATACAG CCACACAATAACCTGATTGGGACCAAGGCTGATGTGGTGGATGGTGCTGATGATGGCCTTGAGCTGCTAAAGTCTCCAGCTGTTCATGAGAACGTGGGAGAAGGAACTTCAGAAGCTCTACAGCTTTTGCCTGATCCTGAAGACTTTATACCTACTGCAGAAATG CAGGCCACTGCTACACCTGACAGCATTTATGAGATGACTGAGGTAGTAGTGTTGCCTGATTCTCAACTGGGTCCTCCAGCTGTTCCC CCACACAATAATCTGATTGGGACAAACTCTGATGTGGTGGATGGTGCTGATGATGGCCTTGTGCTTAAGTCTCCAGTTGTTCATGAGAACATGAGAGAAGAGACATCAAAGGCTCCACAGCAACTGCAGCCTACTGGAACT GCCGCTGACCAGAGCATTAAAATAAGTCTAAAGGTGACAGGTCATGAGCTGAAAGTGAATTACAGGCAGACCTCACAGCCATCTCCTAACAATCGTCAAGTTAAAGTGCAAAACCTGGTGCACTCTGTGGTCAAGGAATTATGGGAGATGTATGACCTTGAAGAAGGCCCAAAGGTTCTATCAGGACTACCCAAGCCATCTCCATCTGAAATTTTTATACAAAGTTTAACTTGCGCACAACATCTCAAGATGACTACCAGGCGCAATTACAGCAAG CATGTATATGAACTCTGCTGGGAGATCCTTATGGATATCTATCCCAACGAGTCTGAAACAAAACCTGCTTGGTACAAGCCACGACCTAAGTTTGATATGAGCAAGATCAAATCATTGCGTGATGTTCAG GACTACATAACAAAAAAAGTCTTCAGACTGTGTGGAATGCCGACTCCAAAACATATGGAAAAGACCCAGTTTCACATTGAGAATGAAATTACTAAGTCTATAACCCTATATTG A
- the LOC121695930 gene encoding uncharacterized protein LOC121695930 isoform X2: MDDLLAGSEPHGKLPLKPPLWESIGDGGSSMVPTLALMEMAVAVNCPTRNENEPLDLVMLQRMVAESDVRAKYWSTVTMDLINTCTKVMQSANRDRQWFVHMVQQIEKTMRTAVHLQDDRKSHSQEAHNICCPSILRISSDKETEADDERYGLRALVEDCRSCLGSLERVVMQFTEKVEIALNIRHKDKEVPLCHYFREESSSSQASLGMCSSVGSTIERCASIHDTRHIGQYKDAAVQQATAIPDSKFEMMERGVLPDSQLCPPAVMRYEQRCEMITETENSKQHLQHTGRDIVEDNVCKHLKVTESLKSEVEEVVEAKLMSSDVLLLTPTIQPHNNLIGTKADVVDGADDGLELLKSPAVHENVGEGTSEALQLLPDPEDFIPTAEMATATPDSIYEMTEVVVLPDSQLGPPAVPPHNNLIGTNSDVVDGADDGLVLKSPVVHENMREETSKAPQQLQPTGTAADQSIKISLKVTGHELKVNYRQTSQPSPNNRQVKVQNLVHSVVKELWEMYDLEEGPKVLSGLPKPSPSEIFIQSLTCAQHLKMTTRRNYSKHVYELCWEILMDIYPNESETKPAWYKPRPKFDMSKIKSLRDVQDYITKKVFRLCGMPTPKHMEKTQFHIENEITKSITLY; the protein is encoded by the exons ATGGATGACCTATTGGCTGGAA GTGAGCCACATGGTAAACTTCCACTAAAGCCACCACTGTGGGAAAGCATTGGAGATGGTGGCAGTAGCATGGTCCCAACTTTGGCACTCATG GAGATGGCTGTAGCTGTTAACTGTCCCACAAGGAATGAAAATGAGCCATTAGACTTGGTTATGCTGCAGAGGATGGTAGCTGAGAGTGATGTCCGTGCTAAGTACTGGAGCACAGTAACAATG GATTTAATCAATACTTGCACTAAAGTCATGCAGTCAGCCAACCGTGACAGGCAGTGGTTTGTCCATATGGTTCAGCAAATCGAGAAAACCATGAGAACTGCGGTTCACCTGCAGGATGATAGGAAGTCCCACAGCCAG GAAGCACATAATATTTGTTGTCCATCTATTTTGAGGATAAGTTCAGACAAGGAGACTGAAGCTGATGACGAGAG ATATGGTCTCAGGGCACTCGTGGAAGACTGCAGGTCTTGTCTGGGCAGTCTGGAGCGAGTAGTGATGCAGTTTACAGAGAAAGTGGAGATAGCTCTGAACATTCGTCATAAGGATAAGGAGGTGCCGCTTTGTCATTACtttagagaggagagcagtTCATCTCAGGCATCACTAG GAATGTGTTCATCTGTGGGCAGTACCATAGAGAGATGTGCAAGCATCCATGACACCCGTCACATAGGACAGTACAAAGATGCTGCCGTACAG CAAGCCACTGCTATACCTGACAGCAAATTTGAGATGATGGAGCGTGGGGTTTTGCCTGATTCTCAACTGTGCCCACCAGCCGTGATG AGGTATGAGCAGCGATGTGAAATGATCACAGAGACTGAGAACAGCAAGCAACATCTTCAGCATACTGGTAGAGACATTGTGGAAGACAATGTTTGCAAACACCTTAAGGTTACTGAGAGCCTCAAATCTGAGGTTGAGGAGGTAGTAGAGGCCAAGCTGATGTCATCAGATGTTCTATTGCTCACACCAACCATACAG CCACACAATAACCTGATTGGGACCAAGGCTGATGTGGTGGATGGTGCTGATGATGGCCTTGAGCTGCTAAAGTCTCCAGCTGTTCATGAGAACGTGGGAGAAGGAACTTCAGAAGCTCTACAGCTTTTGCCTGATCCTGAAGACTTTATACCTACTGCAGAAATG GCCACTGCTACACCTGACAGCATTTATGAGATGACTGAGGTAGTAGTGTTGCCTGATTCTCAACTGGGTCCTCCAGCTGTTCCC CCACACAATAATCTGATTGGGACAAACTCTGATGTGGTGGATGGTGCTGATGATGGCCTTGTGCTTAAGTCTCCAGTTGTTCATGAGAACATGAGAGAAGAGACATCAAAGGCTCCACAGCAACTGCAGCCTACTGGAACT GCCGCTGACCAGAGCATTAAAATAAGTCTAAAGGTGACAGGTCATGAGCTGAAAGTGAATTACAGGCAGACCTCACAGCCATCTCCTAACAATCGTCAAGTTAAAGTGCAAAACCTGGTGCACTCTGTGGTCAAGGAATTATGGGAGATGTATGACCTTGAAGAAGGCCCAAAGGTTCTATCAGGACTACCCAAGCCATCTCCATCTGAAATTTTTATACAAAGTTTAACTTGCGCACAACATCTCAAGATGACTACCAGGCGCAATTACAGCAAG CATGTATATGAACTCTGCTGGGAGATCCTTATGGATATCTATCCCAACGAGTCTGAAACAAAACCTGCTTGGTACAAGCCACGACCTAAGTTTGATATGAGCAAGATCAAATCATTGCGTGATGTTCAG GACTACATAACAAAAAAAGTCTTCAGACTGTGTGGAATGCCGACTCCAAAACATATGGAAAAGACCCAGTTTCACATTGAGAATGAAATTACTAAGTCTATAACCCTATATTG A
- the LOC121695930 gene encoding uncharacterized protein LOC121695930 isoform X3 — translation MDDLLAGSEPHGKLPLKPPLWESIGDGGSSMVPTLALMEMAVAVNCPTRNENEPLDLVMLQRMVAESDVRAKYWSTVTMDLINTCTKVMQSANRDRQWFVHMVQQIEKTMRTAVHLQDDRKSHSQEAHNICCPSILRISSDKETEADDERYGLRALVEDCRSCLGSLERVVMQFTEKVEIALNIRHKDKEVPLCHYFREESSSSQASLGMCSSVGSTIERCASIHDTRHIGQYKDAAVQQATAIPDSKFEMMERGVLPDSQLCPPAVMRYEQRCEMITETENSKQHLQHTGRDIVEDNVCKHLKVTESLKSEVEEVVEAKLMSSDVLLLTPTIQPHNNLIGTNSDVVDGADDGLVLKSPVVHENMREETSKAPQQLQPTGTAADQSIKISLKVTGHELKVNYRQTSQPSPNNRQVKVQNLVHSVVKELWEMYDLEEGPKVLSGLPKPSPSEIFIQSLTCAQHLKMTTRRNYSKHVYELCWEILMDIYPNESETKPAWYKPRPKFDMSKIKSLRDVQDYITKKVFRLCGMPTPKHMEKTQFHIENEITKSITLY, via the exons ATGGATGACCTATTGGCTGGAA GTGAGCCACATGGTAAACTTCCACTAAAGCCACCACTGTGGGAAAGCATTGGAGATGGTGGCAGTAGCATGGTCCCAACTTTGGCACTCATG GAGATGGCTGTAGCTGTTAACTGTCCCACAAGGAATGAAAATGAGCCATTAGACTTGGTTATGCTGCAGAGGATGGTAGCTGAGAGTGATGTCCGTGCTAAGTACTGGAGCACAGTAACAATG GATTTAATCAATACTTGCACTAAAGTCATGCAGTCAGCCAACCGTGACAGGCAGTGGTTTGTCCATATGGTTCAGCAAATCGAGAAAACCATGAGAACTGCGGTTCACCTGCAGGATGATAGGAAGTCCCACAGCCAG GAAGCACATAATATTTGTTGTCCATCTATTTTGAGGATAAGTTCAGACAAGGAGACTGAAGCTGATGACGAGAG ATATGGTCTCAGGGCACTCGTGGAAGACTGCAGGTCTTGTCTGGGCAGTCTGGAGCGAGTAGTGATGCAGTTTACAGAGAAAGTGGAGATAGCTCTGAACATTCGTCATAAGGATAAGGAGGTGCCGCTTTGTCATTACtttagagaggagagcagtTCATCTCAGGCATCACTAG GAATGTGTTCATCTGTGGGCAGTACCATAGAGAGATGTGCAAGCATCCATGACACCCGTCACATAGGACAGTACAAAGATGCTGCCGTACAG CAAGCCACTGCTATACCTGACAGCAAATTTGAGATGATGGAGCGTGGGGTTTTGCCTGATTCTCAACTGTGCCCACCAGCCGTGATG AGGTATGAGCAGCGATGTGAAATGATCACAGAGACTGAGAACAGCAAGCAACATCTTCAGCATACTGGTAGAGACATTGTGGAAGACAATGTTTGCAAACACCTTAAGGTTACTGAGAGCCTCAAATCTGAGGTTGAGGAGGTAGTAGAGGCCAAGCTGATGTCATCAGATGTTCTATTGCTCACACCAACCATACAG CCACACAATAATCTGATTGGGACAAACTCTGATGTGGTGGATGGTGCTGATGATGGCCTTGTGCTTAAGTCTCCAGTTGTTCATGAGAACATGAGAGAAGAGACATCAAAGGCTCCACAGCAACTGCAGCCTACTGGAACT GCCGCTGACCAGAGCATTAAAATAAGTCTAAAGGTGACAGGTCATGAGCTGAAAGTGAATTACAGGCAGACCTCACAGCCATCTCCTAACAATCGTCAAGTTAAAGTGCAAAACCTGGTGCACTCTGTGGTCAAGGAATTATGGGAGATGTATGACCTTGAAGAAGGCCCAAAGGTTCTATCAGGACTACCCAAGCCATCTCCATCTGAAATTTTTATACAAAGTTTAACTTGCGCACAACATCTCAAGATGACTACCAGGCGCAATTACAGCAAG CATGTATATGAACTCTGCTGGGAGATCCTTATGGATATCTATCCCAACGAGTCTGAAACAAAACCTGCTTGGTACAAGCCACGACCTAAGTTTGATATGAGCAAGATCAAATCATTGCGTGATGTTCAG GACTACATAACAAAAAAAGTCTTCAGACTGTGTGGAATGCCGACTCCAAAACATATGGAAAAGACCCAGTTTCACATTGAGAATGAAATTACTAAGTCTATAACCCTATATTG A
- the fkbp9 gene encoding peptidyl-prolyl cis-trans isomerase FKBP9: protein MITLTHNMILLPFLVAFVSCNAPPVPTDDIIIEKTFSPEQCLRAVKNGDYVRYHYNGMFPDGKKFDSSYDRGSTYNVFVGRKQLIAGMDKALLGMCVNERRLVKIPPHLAYGKDGYGDIIPPNSVLHFDVLLLDIWNSEDQVQSNTYHTPEHCGRKVQVSDYVRYHYNGTLLDGTLFDSSHTRMRTYDTYVGIGWLIAGMDQGLLGMCVGERRIITMPPSLGYGENGDGSDIPPQASLVFDVVLLDLHNPKDEIAVEVQHLPDPCPRKSAVGDFMRYHYNGSLLDGTFFDSSYSRNHTYDTYIGKGYVIVGMDQGLLGLCIGERRRITIPPHLAYGEEGTGTKIPGSAVLVFDVHVIDFHNPSDSVEITSTKPESCSPLSKNGDYVKYHYNASLLDGTDIDSTHNYGKTYNVVLGAGQVVIGMEQGLMGMCVGEKRRLVIPPHLGYGERGVEGEVPGSAVLVFDVELIEMEEGLPEGYMYVWNDDVSPDLFVEMDKNKDGKVEASEFSDYIIRQVNEGRGRLAPGFDPNRLIENMFNNQDRNKDGHITEAEFKLKADETTHDEL from the exons ATGATAACGCTTACGCACAATATGATTTTATTACCGTTTCTCGTAGCTTTTGTTTCGTGTAATGCCCCACCGGTACCAACCGATGACATAATCATTGAAAAAACCTTTAGTCCAGAGCAATGTCTGCGCGCAGTTAAGAATGGAGATTATGTTAGGTACCATTATAACGGCATGTTCCCAGACGGGAAGAAGTTCGACTCCAG TTATGATCGTGGCTCCACCTATAATGTTTTTGTGGGTCGGAAGCAACTTATCGCAGGGATGGATAAGGCTCTGCtgggaatgtgtgtgaatgaacgACGACTTGTGAAAATACCCCCACATTTAGCCTACGGCAAAGATGGTTACG GTGATATCATCCCCCCAAATTCGGTGCTGCACTTTGACGTGCTATTGCTAGACATCTGGAACTCCGAAGATCAGGTGCAGAGTAATACCTACCACACGCCAGAGCACTGTGGCCGCAAGGTGCAGGTGTCCGATTATGTACGGTATCACTACAACGGAACTCTTCTGGATGGAACTTTGTTTGATTCGAG TCACACACGCATGCGTACATATGACACGTATGTTGGCATTGGTTGGCTGATCGCTGGGATGGACCAGGGCCTTCTGGGAATGTGTGTGGGCGAGAGACGCATCATCACCATGCCCCCATCACTTGGCTATGGGGAGAATGGAGATG GTAGTGATATTCCTCCTCAGGCTTCACTAGTGTTTGATGTGGTGCTCTTGGATCTTCACAACCCAAAGGATGAAATTGCCGTCGAGGTTCAACATCTCCCAGACCCTTGTCCTCGAAAGAGTGCTGTTGGTGACTTCATGAGGTACCATTACAATGGATCCCTGCTAGATGGAACCTTTTTCGACTCAAG TTATTCAAGGAATCACACTTACGACACATATATTGGGAAGGGCTATGTGATTGTTGGAATGGACCAAGGACTGCTTGGTCTTTGTattggagagaggagaagaatcaCCATCCCACCTCATCTTGCTTATGGAGAGGAGGGGACAG GCACAAAGATTCCAGGCTCAGCAGTTCTGGTGTTTGATGTTCATGTGATCGATTTCCACAACCCATCTGACTCAGTAGAGATAACCAGCACCAAGCCTGAATCCTGCTCACCTCTATCTAAAAATGGAGACTATGTCAAATACCACTACAATGCCAGTTTACTGGATGGCACAGACATAGACTCTAC TCACAACTATGGGAAGACATATAATGTGGTTCTGGGAGCTGGCCAGGTGGTCATTGGCATGGAGCAAGGCCTGATGGGAATGTGCGTGGGAGAGAAGCGACGCCTCGTCATCCCTCCACATCTAGGCtatggagagaggggagtgg aaggAGAAGTTCCTGGCAGTGCAGTACTTGTGTTTGATGTCGAGTTGATTGAGATGGAGGAGGGCCTTCCTGAaggctacatgtatgtatgGAATGATGATGTCTCTCCAGACCTCTTTGTGGAGATGGACAAAAACAAGGATGGCAAAGTCGAAGCAAGTGAG ttctcaGACTACATTATTAGACAGGTGAATGAAGGTCGTGGTCGCCTGGCTCCTGGCTTTGATCCTAACCGTCTCATCGAGAACATGTTCAATAATCAGGACCGCAACAAAGATGGACACATCACTGAGGCAGAATTCAAACTGAAGGCAGATGAAACCACTCATGATGAACTTTGA
- the LOC121695943 gene encoding cartilage-associated protein: MVPRLSRMHISLFGLVFYSLGLLVSAQYEKYSFRSFPRHELMPLDSAYRHALDQYSGEKWKETVEFLEVSLRLYRLLRDSEAFCNLNCSSVRIDQEQRFADFPELHAFGNVMKRAQCLKRCKQGLPAFRQTLPSRETVEEFERREPYKYLQFAYFKSDNVAKAVSAAHTFLLKHPDDEMMKRNMAYYKSLPGSEDHLKDLESKSYETLFVRAVRAFNGDNFRTSISDMELALRDYVKVYDECLAASEGSREIKDFKDFFPSIAAHYSEVLERKVRCEAELNPVVGGYVVDKYVATMYHYLQFAYYKLDDLKNAVPCAVSYLLFDPEDEVMKNNVIYYQYHRDKWGLGDDDFQPRAEAVRIYNQTTMQRQLLEFSRQKLLDDDEGEVLEFLDEFLDSDETVEVPKRVPGF, encoded by the exons ATGGTGCCACGATTGTCGAGGATGCATATTTCTTTGTTCGGTCTTGTGTTTTACTCACTAGGcctgctcgtcagtgcgcaatATGAAAAATATAGCTTCCGAAGTTTTCCTCGACACGAGTTAATGCCACTGGACTCCGCGTATCGGCACGCGCTGGATCAATACAGTGGAGAAAAGTGGAAGGAGACCGTGGAGTTTTTGGAGGTGAGTCTGCGCCTCTATCGGCTGTTGCGGGACAGCGAGGCCTTCTGCAACCTAAATTGCAGCTCCGTGCGCATCGATCAGGAGCAGCGCTTCGCCGACTTCCCAGAGCTTCACGCGTTTGGTAACGTTATGAAGCGCGCACAGTGCCTGAAGCGGTGCAAACAGGGTTTACCCGCATTCCGACAGACTCTCCCAAGCCGTGAAACTGTGGAGGAGTTCGAGAGACGTGAACCATACAAATACCTCCAGTTCGCCTACTTCAAA AGTGATAACGTTGCAAAGGCCGTGTCCGCGGCTCATACATTCCTGCTGAAACATCCCGACGACGAGATGATGAAGAGGAATATGGCCTACTACAAGAGCTTGCCTGGTTCTGAGGATCACCTGAAAGACCTGGAGAGCAAGTCTTACGAG ACCTTGTTTGTGCGTGCAGTGCGGGCATTCAACGGGGATAACTTCCGCACGTCCATATCTGACATGGAGCTGGCTCTTAGGGACTACGTGAAGGTGTATGATGAGTGCCTGGCAGCCTCGGAGGGTTCCAGAGAAATTAAAGACTTCAAGGACTTCTTCCCTTCCATTGCAG CTCATTACTCAGAGGTTCTGGAAAGGAAGGTGCGCTGTGAAGCTGAATTGAATCCAGTGGTTGGAGGTTATGTTGTTGACAAATATGTGGCGACAATGTACCATTACCTGCAGTTTGCCTACTACAAGT TGGATGATCTAAAAAATGCGGTGCCTTGTGCCGTGAGCTATCTGTTATTTGACCCTGAGGACGAGGTGATGAAGAATAATGTGATCTACTACCAGTACCATCGAGACAAATGGGGACTTGGTGATGATGACTTCCAGCCAAGAGCG GAGGCAGTGCGAATATATAATCAGACCACCATGCAAAGACAGCTGTTAGAGTTCTCTCGTCAAAAACTACTGGACGATGATGAG GGGGAAGTGTTGGAGTTCCTAGACGAGTTCCTGGATTCTGATGAAACTGTTGAAGTTCCTAAACGAGTTCCTGGATTCTGA